Proteins encoded together in one Cicer arietinum cultivar CDC Frontier isolate Library 1 chromosome 4, Cicar.CDCFrontier_v2.0, whole genome shotgun sequence window:
- the LOC101501588 gene encoding uncharacterized protein: MAIFGVSQILLSQIPDFHELSWLSFVAAVMSFGYASIGIGLSIAKIAVYFPTEIYLIQSKVPKFSTIWIGMKLLNGFSLIVTLVAIIGSMEGIIYKPFQSN, encoded by the exons ATGGCAATATTTGGGGTTTCACAGATTTTACTAAGCCAAATTCCAGATTTCCATGAACTTTCATGGCTCTCTTTTGTTGCAGCCGTCATGTCTTTTGGTTATGCTTCCATAGGCATTGGTCTCTCCATAGCCAAAATTGCAG TGTACTTTCCAACAGAGATATACCTTATACAATCTAAAGTGCCCAAATTTTCTACTATATGGATAGGAATGAAATTGCTTAATGGGTTTTCTTTGATTGTCACTCTTGTTGCTATAATTGGATCAATGGAAGGAATTATATATAAACCATTTCAGTCTAATTAA
- the LOC140919963 gene encoding amino acid permease 6-like: MTYSNSLPINDGKYDDDGRLKRTGTWITGSAHIVTAVIGSGVLSLAWAIAQLGWIAGSIVLILFSVITLLTSFLLADCYRYPDPVHGTRNHTYMAMVKNILGGTQYMFCGLAQYTNLIGITIGYTITTSISMV, translated from the exons ATGACGTACAGTAATAGCTTGCCAATTAATGATGGTAAATACGATGATGATGGTCGCCTAAAACGTACAG GAACATGGATAACAGGAAGTGCACACATAGTGACAGCTGTAATAGGATCTGGAGTGTTATCTTTGGCATGGGCTATTGCACAATTAGGATGGATTGCTGGCTCAATTGTTCTCATTCTTTTCTCTGTCATCACTCTCCTCACTTCTTTTCTTCTAGCTGATTGTTATAGGTATCCTGATCCTGTTCATGGAACCAGAAACCATACCTATATGGCTATGGTCAAAAATATTCTAG GAGGAACTCAGTACATGTTTTGTGGATTGGCTCAGTACACAAATCTTATAGGCATTACCATTGGTTATACTATCACGACATCCATCAGCATGGTGTAA
- the LOC101501898 gene encoding amino acid permease 6-like, translating into MALFGVSEILLSQIPDFHELSWLSFVAAVMSFGYASIGIGLSIAKIAEPGHHVETGLTGLVVGVDETSSQKYWNTFQAIGDIAFSYAFCAVIVDIQDTLKSSPPENQAMKKSNVIGITVTTFFYALCGLLGYEAFGNKAPGNFLTGFGFYEPFWLVDIGNLFIIIHLVGAYQVFAQPIFSLVESWGSKRWPESKLMTKEYYVKIPLVGIWRMNMFRLIWRTLYVIFTTLFAMIFPFFNSIVGLVGAMSFFPLSVYFPTEMYLVQSKVTKYSPMWIGMKSLSGFCLIVTLVAAVGSIEGIISELKTYKPFAY; encoded by the exons ATGGCATTATTTGGGGTTTCAGAGATTTTACTAAGCCAAATTCCAGATTTCCATGAACTTTCATGGCTCTCTTTTGTTGCAGCCGTCATGTCTTTTGGTTATGCTTCCATAGGCATTGGTCTCTCCATAGCCAAAATTGCAG AACCAGGACACCATGTGGAGACAGGGCTAACAGGGCTTGTTGTTGGAGTGGATGAAACAAGTTCTCAGAAGTATTGGAATACCTTTCAAGCAATTGGAGACATAGCTTTTTCATATGCTTTCTGTGCGGTCATTGTTGACATACAG GACACATTAAAATCAAGTCCACCAGAAAATCAAGCCATGAAGAAATCAAACGTCATTGGAATCACAGTGACCACATTCTTTTATGCATTATGTGGTCTTCTAGGATATGAAGCATTTGGAAACAAGGCACCAGGAAACTTCTTAACAGGATTTGGCTTTTATGAACCATTTTGGCTAGTTGATATTGGTAATCTTTTCATCATTATTCATCTTGTGGGAGCTTATCag GTATTTGCACAACCAATATTTAGTTTAGTGGAAAGTTGGGGTAGTAAACGTTGGCCAGAAAGCAAGTTAATGACAAAAGAATATTATGTAAAAATTCCATTGGTTGGAATATGGAGAATGAATATGTTTAGGTTGATATGGAGAACATTGTATGTGATATTCACAACATTGTTTGCTATGATATTTCCATTTTTCAACAGCATTGTGGGTTTGGTAGGAGCAATGTCGTTCTTTCCTTTGTCAGTGTACTTTCCAACGGAGATGTACCTTGTACAATCTAAAGTGACCAAATATTCTCCTATGTGGATTGGAATGAAATCGCTTAGTGGGTTTTGTTTGATTGTCACTCTTGTTGCTGCTGTTGGATCAATTGAAGGAATTATCTCTGAACTTAAGACCTATAAGCCCTTTGCGTACTAA